ATAAATACTCAAATGTCAATAAAGGATGGCGCCAAATATTCCACACAGTCGGATAAATTCCTCGTAAACGCATGACATCTAAAATCGTGGCTGTTTCTTGTCGAATCGTTGGTAAAAAACGTAATCCAACTGCCAAGGGAACAATAATAACTCGAGGAACATAGCATTTCTGCAATGTTGCAATTAACTCTCCAGGTGGAGTTTTTGATAAAATAAGTCCTCCCATAAATACCGGAATCAAACGAACTGCAAAATAAGCAAAAAAAGCAATTGTTGCCATAATCACAGATGTCCCATAACCAAATGCAAAACGTTGAAAGAATAAAACAAATAGAAAAGCCGCTGTAATTCCTAATAATACTTTACGTTCACCTGCTATGTAGCTGTAACCTAATAAAAAAAGAAACAAGACTATCAAACCTACATCCGATACTACAAAAATAAAAAAACCAGAGACAAGGACGACTAAGGTTTTTGTTCGTGCATCTAATTGAATTTCTTTCATCTTAGTCATCTCCTCTGATTTCAAAAAATATTAAACATTATAATTTTACTGTACCTGCTGGCACAAAATGCTTATGCAATAATTTCCATCCCACTAAACAGCCTAATGCAGCTCCGATAAAGCCTAATGCTCCAATAGCAAATAACCACATTGGACTATAATAATATTCTAGCATTAAAGCTAATCGCTCTCCACTTGGACTATGTGGTGCTTTTTCCATCATATAAGTTGCTCCTAACATAACAAACAATAAAGGACCATGTAACGCATTAAATGTTGAAAAAATTGACCAAGATAAAGTTGTTCGACCTAAGCTATGATAGCTTTTTTCTGGAGGTGTCATTGCCAATTCTGCCAATAAAGCCGCAGGAATAAAAATTAACAAAACATGTGGCACACCCATTACAACATACATTAAAGAGCGAATAATCGCGTTTAAAAAGGCAACTCCACGTTTGGCAACTCTAAATGATAATAGCATATAAATTGGGGCACAAAAAAAGGCACTAATTCCCCCAGAAATAATAATTGATAATCCTCCTGTTGCAATTCGACTAACCATTGAAACCATTAAACCAAAAAAGATAATTAAAACACTCATAATTCCAATAGTCACTAGATCACGAATCGTTAATTTAGTTGATTGTTTCATGTATTCTCTCCTCTCATCCCACTTAATATTAATTGTAAACTGACCTCTAAATAAAAAAACAATTAAAAAGCTCAATACCATATTATCATAGCGTTTATATAGAAAATTAGCAAGAATTTCTATCTATTTAATTGAGAATCATACTCAAAATGGTACACAATCTCATCTCCACCTAGAAGTTCTTCCCTTGCTTTAACAAATCCAAGCTTTTGCAAAATATGTTGTGATTTTTTATTATTTTGATAGGTTTTTGCGACAATTGTCGGAATTGGATAATTTTCTAACCAATGAATAAAAGCTGATGCTGCTTCCATCCCATAGCCACATCCACCATAGTCATCCACAATACCGTACCCAATTTCAGCACTCCCTGTTTTATCGGGATTTCCTTGAGCACTAACTTCCCCAATAATTGTATTATTTTCTTTTAAAATAACTAAATATGTCCATTTTTCCATCGCTGGATTTAACTTTAATTCATCTAATACAAATGGCAAATAAAAGAAAAATTCGACTCCTGGCCATTGCTTTGCTACTTGAAAACCAGAAACTTCCGTTAACTTTTCATCTCCTAACAAGGTTGCTTCCAGATAACTTATTTGATACGGAACTAGCATTAATCTCTTTGTTTGGATCATGTCTCTTCATCCTCTTTCATAAAATTTGTTAAAAATTACTGAAATTTCTCAGCATTGTCATCAGTTAAATTTAAACTATGGTAAACTAACAAAGGTAAAGTCTAAATCACTAAAGGAGTATAGATTAATATGAAAATTATTGAAACAAAAGATGCGAAATTAATGGGCTTATTAGGACGTGTGATGCAAGAAAAACACATCGAACTTTATCCAGATTTTTTTA
The sequence above is a segment of the Carnobacterium gallinarum DSM 4847 genome. Coding sequences within it:
- a CDS encoding MptD family putative ECF transporter S component; amino-acid sequence: MKQSTKLTIRDLVTIGIMSVLIIFFGLMVSMVSRIATGGLSIIISGGISAFFCAPIYMLLSFRVAKRGVAFLNAIIRSLMYVVMGVPHVLLIFIPAALLAELAMTPPEKSYHSLGRTTLSWSIFSTFNALHGPLLFVMLGATYMMEKAPHSPSGERLALMLEYYYSPMWLFAIGALGFIGAALGCLVGWKLLHKHFVPAGTVKL
- a CDS encoding energy-coupling factor transporter transmembrane component T, yielding MKEIQLDARTKTLVVLVSGFFIFVVSDVGLIVLFLFLLGYSYIAGERKVLLGITAAFLFVLFFQRFAFGYGTSVIMATIAFFAYFAVRLIPVFMGGLILSKTPPGELIATLQKCYVPRVIIVPLAVGLRFLPTIRQETATILDVMRLRGIYPTVWNIWRHPLLTFEYLLVPLVIRSLTIADDISMAAVTRGVENPAPRSSLRAIKFGQADFWVLTGLVSLVIILLIVN
- a CDS encoding GNAT family N-acetyltransferase, which translates into the protein MIQTKRLMLVPYQISYLEATLLGDEKLTEVSGFQVAKQWPGVEFFFYLPFVLDELKLNPAMEKWTYLVILKENNTIIGEVSAQGNPDKTGSAEIGYGIVDDYGGCGYGMEAASAFIHWLENYPIPTIVAKTYQNNKKSQHILQKLGFVKAREELLGGDEIVYHFEYDSQLNR